A part of Drosophila ananassae strain 14024-0371.13 chromosome 2R, ASM1763931v2, whole genome shotgun sequence genomic DNA contains:
- the LOC123257081 gene encoding uncharacterized protein LOC123257081 → MEAHPSGPDCWRSGIGGRRKSTYLAMALLEETHPPTWPCWRTRTHPPGPAGPPCPAGGGAPTLHCRRRRRTHLALAAGGRAPTCPCRRRKSSHLPLPEEAHPPGPAEEAHPLPLLAKEHTPGPAGGGTPICACWRKSIHLPLPEEAHPCPC, encoded by the exons ATGGAAGCGCACCCATCTGGCCCTGACTGCTGGAG atccgGAATTggaggaaggagaaagagcaCCTACCTCGCCatggccctgctggaggagacgcacccacccacctggccctgctggaggacacgcacccacccacctggccctgctggcCCACCttgccctgctggaggaggcgcacccaccttaCACTGCAGGAGGAGGcggcgcacccacctggccctggctgctggaggaagagcacccacctgcccctgccggaggaggaagagctctcacctgcccctgccggaggaggcgcacccacctggccctgctgaGGAGGCACACCCTTTGCCACTGCTGGCGAAGGAGCACAcacctggccctgctggaggaggcacacccaTCTGCgcctgctggaggaagagcatccacctgcccctgccggaggaggcgcacccctgcccctgctaA
- the LOC123257082 gene encoding uncharacterized protein LOC123257082, producing the protein MEAHPSGPDCWRSGIGGRRKSTYLAMALLEETHPPTWPCWRTRTHPPGPAGPPCPAGGGAPTLHCRRRRRTHLALAAGGRAPTCPCRRRKSSHLPLPEEAHPPGPAEEAHPLPLLAKEHTPGPAGGGTPICACWRKSIHLPLPEEAHPCPCWRKSNHLALPEEAHPLPVLMEAHPSGPDCWRSGIGGRRKSTYLAMALLEETHSPTWPCWRTRTHPPGPAGPPYPAAHPPYPAGGGAPTLPCWRRRTHLALTAGGGAPTWP; encoded by the exons ATGGAAGCGCACCCATCTGGCCCTGACTGCTGGAG atccgGAATTggaggaaggagaaagagcaCCTACCTCGCCatggccctgctggaggagacgcacccacccacctggccctgctggaggacacgcacccacccacctggccctgctggcCCACCttgccctgctggaggaggcgcacccaccttaCACTGCAGGAGGAGGcggcgcacccacctggccctggctgctggaggaagagcacccacctgcccctgccggaggaggaagagctctcacctgcccctgccggaggaggcgcacccacctggccctgctgaGGAGGCACACCCTTTGCCACTGCTGGCGAAGGAGCACAcacctggccctgctggaggaggcacacccaTCTGCgcctgctggaggaagagcatccacctgcccctgccggaggaggcgcacccctgcccctgctggaggaagagcaacCACCTAGCCCtgccggaggaggcgcaccccctgcCCGTGCTAATGGAAGCGCACCCATCTGGCCCTGACTGCTGGAG atccgGAATTggaggaaggagaaagagcaCCTACCTCGCCatggccctgctggaggagacgcactcacccacctggccctgctggaggacacgcacccacccacctggccctgctggcCCACCTTACCCTGCTGCGCACCCACCttaccctgctggaggaggcgcacccaccttaccctgctggaggaggcgcacccacctggccctgactgctggaggaggcgcacccacctggccctga